One Cellulomonas sp. NS3 genomic region harbors:
- a CDS encoding endo-1,4-beta-xylanase has protein sequence MRRLIPALILAAGALVLVVVLLAGPLSPSQEPEPTAAAPASTAAAPERVSTVLSSEFEDGTDGWEGLGTAEVTTREGDARSGASSLLVSGRTEAWNGALLDLQGVVTPGTEHTLSVWVRLAPGAAGTEPAAADAGGDETGDTGDRAVAAGGEADELQLTVRRDADGERVYDHLVHTPVGTDAWVELRTAYTLPEGSQHPELYVESTGTLADLLVDDVTVTKEAPPVQTDIPALRDALAADFPVGTAVGRQDLEGAPAELLTRHFSTITPENALKPTSLQPHEGEFTFEQADQVLDFAVEHGLAVHGHTLVWHRSTPDWFFRAADGRELGPSAEDQALLLARLEAHVRAVADHLQERYGDANPVRTWDVVNEAIDPEEDDGLRRNQWYAVLGPEYVAHAFRIAREAFGPDTVLYLNDYGTEGAAKRRAAADVVRRLLDEGVPVDGVGHQMHVNLGVPVSRIEDTIATFADLGVRQAVTELDVAIAESPDEALDHTPRERLDEQGLYYQDLLAAFRRHPGAVSSLSVWGLYDARSWLRAWPTERPYEAPLLFDGDLQAKPAYWGLVDPARLD, from the coding sequence GTGCGACGCCTCATCCCTGCGCTGATCCTCGCGGCCGGCGCCCTCGTCCTCGTCGTGGTCCTGCTCGCCGGGCCGCTCTCGCCGAGCCAGGAGCCCGAGCCCACCGCCGCGGCACCCGCCAGCACCGCCGCCGCGCCCGAGCGCGTGAGCACCGTCCTGTCGAGCGAGTTCGAGGACGGCACCGACGGCTGGGAGGGGCTCGGGACCGCCGAGGTCACGACCCGCGAGGGTGACGCCCGCAGCGGCGCGTCGAGCCTGCTCGTGAGCGGACGGACCGAGGCGTGGAACGGCGCGCTGCTCGACCTCCAGGGCGTCGTCACCCCCGGCACGGAGCACACGCTGTCGGTGTGGGTGCGCCTGGCGCCAGGCGCGGCGGGGACCGAGCCGGCAGCGGCGGACGCCGGTGGCGACGAGACCGGCGACACCGGTGACCGGGCGGTCGCCGCCGGTGGCGAGGCCGACGAGCTCCAGCTCACCGTCCGGCGCGACGCCGACGGTGAGCGCGTCTACGACCACCTCGTGCACACCCCCGTGGGCACCGACGCCTGGGTCGAGCTGCGCACCGCGTACACGCTGCCCGAGGGCTCGCAGCACCCCGAGCTCTACGTCGAGTCGACGGGGACGCTCGCCGACCTGCTCGTGGACGACGTCACCGTGACCAAGGAGGCGCCCCCGGTGCAGACCGACATCCCCGCGCTGCGCGACGCCCTCGCCGCCGACTTCCCGGTCGGCACCGCCGTCGGGCGCCAGGACCTCGAGGGCGCACCCGCGGAGCTCCTGACCCGCCACTTCTCGACGATCACGCCCGAGAACGCGCTCAAGCCCACGAGCCTGCAGCCCCACGAGGGCGAGTTCACGTTCGAGCAGGCCGACCAGGTGCTCGACTTCGCCGTCGAGCACGGGCTCGCCGTGCACGGCCACACCCTCGTGTGGCACCGCTCGACCCCCGACTGGTTCTTCCGGGCGGCCGACGGCCGGGAGCTCGGCCCGAGCGCAGAGGACCAGGCGCTGCTGCTCGCGCGGCTCGAGGCGCACGTGCGGGCGGTCGCGGACCACCTCCAGGAGCGCTACGGCGACGCGAACCCGGTCCGCACGTGGGACGTCGTCAACGAGGCGATCGACCCCGAGGAGGACGACGGCCTGCGCCGCAACCAGTGGTACGCGGTGCTCGGCCCGGAGTACGTCGCGCACGCGTTCCGGATCGCGCGCGAGGCCTTCGGCCCCGACACGGTGCTGTACCTCAACGACTACGGCACCGAGGGCGCGGCGAAGCGGCGCGCCGCGGCGGACGTGGTGCGCCGGCTGCTCGACGAGGGCGTGCCGGTCGACGGGGTCGGCCACCAGATGCACGTGAACCTGGGCGTCCCGGTCTCGCGGATCGAGGACACGATCGCGACGTTCGCGGACCTCGGCGTCCGGCAGGCCGTCACGGAGCTCGACGTCGCGATCGCGGAGTCGCCCGACGAGGCCCTCGACCACACCCCGCGCGAGCGCCTCGACGAGCAGGGCCTGTACTACCAGGACCTCCTCGCCGCGTTCCGCCGGCACCCCGGCGCCGTCTCGTCGCTGAGCGTGTGGGGGCTCTACGACGCGCGGAGCTGGCTGCGCGCCTGGCCGACCGAGCGCCCGTACGAGGCGCCGCTGCTCTTCGACGGTGACCTGCAGGCCAAGCCCGCGTACTGGGGTCTGGTCGACCCGGCGCGGCTGGACTGA
- a CDS encoding PKD domain-containing protein, which yields MRQRGPRTALVLTAVLLAIGGIVGTPAVAQAAVFTEAPDVTCTSEEHPELAGRLADVVRAAVNTGSQVHNGFVDQPGVAFYDRVTGTECWSDESTGYQTASLVKAAIMAALLARPQALTDAERPQVEKMIIESDNETALALWRDSLGCGKDGDGDPDDNSNVRPCTAFRNFLEAAGTTGTYPDDGGAFGDTYTTARDQVTLFKLFAYPNDLIEDSRREYALDLLRRAERKYGVTSSAPPGTERAVKIGFSKLGGEDDEWHVTSTGHVSGGRAGYDYVLSLLSDDNAELPFTPLPLNGIERLDRIGEVVNCGIRELHGDGSCVDYQDDSCDIFSTQLTCETDRPVWAHRTENWVRVDLSAKLGSTVHWELVDAANGTVVDAGDAVGGEGCECERTVRGLHGLYVLRLRTDQGLGGDDGTLLNYTGEKPGGSTDQPPVVGAGPDLRGDEGAPISIAGFASDDGGTPGVRWSSEPVSGVDTGGACTFAEPTSLRTTVTCNDDGTFRLTLTANDGVNGAVSDSAQVVTANVAPSVGGTTGQRAPLGVAAAGAAPAVAAAAGQPASPVDWQLFRAGESVTVRAPITDPGTNDTHTCRIRWDDGTSEDVTATGSAGCVATHTYRHAGMFTIDLAVTDDDAGQGTGDVMVVVYDPDAGWANTDGSIASPSGSLVGTGSREDVWFHLRAQYYHSDDTRPVATAKTWVAGSDAAYRFDAGDRGVDWLVVTPDGKVAAKGTGTLQGRSGRYGFVFYGCTTRATSGCPGGADAFRTVVWDLAAGPNPGAGTVYDNRPSAGFDLDLSEPQRLRTGIVSIHPPH from the coding sequence ATGAGACAGCGAGGACCACGCACGGCGCTCGTCCTGACGGCCGTGCTGCTGGCCATTGGCGGCATCGTCGGCACACCGGCCGTGGCGCAGGCAGCGGTGTTCACCGAGGCGCCGGACGTCACGTGCACCTCCGAGGAGCACCCCGAGCTGGCCGGTCGCCTGGCCGACGTCGTGCGGGCAGCGGTCAACACGGGGTCCCAGGTGCACAACGGATTCGTCGACCAGCCCGGCGTCGCGTTCTACGACCGGGTCACCGGGACGGAGTGCTGGAGCGACGAGTCGACCGGCTACCAGACCGCCAGCCTCGTGAAGGCCGCGATCATGGCGGCGCTGCTGGCCCGGCCGCAGGCGCTCACGGACGCCGAGCGTCCCCAGGTCGAGAAGATGATCATCGAGTCCGACAACGAGACCGCCCTCGCGCTCTGGCGGGACAGCCTGGGCTGCGGCAAGGACGGCGACGGCGACCCCGACGACAACAGCAACGTCCGGCCCTGCACGGCGTTCCGCAACTTCCTCGAGGCCGCCGGGACGACGGGGACGTACCCGGACGACGGCGGTGCCTTCGGCGACACCTACACCACCGCCCGTGACCAGGTCACCCTCTTCAAGCTGTTCGCCTACCCGAACGACCTCATCGAGGACTCCCGCCGGGAGTACGCGCTCGACCTCCTCCGGCGGGCGGAACGCAAGTACGGCGTGACGTCGTCGGCCCCGCCCGGGACCGAGCGCGCCGTCAAGATCGGCTTCTCCAAGCTGGGCGGGGAGGACGACGAGTGGCACGTGACATCGACGGGCCACGTGAGCGGGGGGCGCGCCGGGTACGACTACGTGCTGTCGCTGCTGAGCGACGACAACGCGGAGCTGCCCTTCACGCCGCTGCCGCTCAACGGGATCGAGCGCCTGGACCGCATCGGCGAGGTGGTCAACTGCGGCATCCGTGAGCTCCACGGCGACGGCTCGTGCGTCGACTACCAGGACGACAGCTGCGACATCTTCTCGACGCAGCTCACGTGCGAGACCGACCGCCCGGTGTGGGCCCACCGCACCGAGAACTGGGTGCGCGTCGACCTCTCGGCCAAGCTCGGGTCGACCGTCCACTGGGAGCTCGTCGACGCGGCGAACGGGACCGTCGTGGACGCGGGGGACGCGGTCGGCGGCGAGGGATGCGAGTGCGAGCGCACCGTCCGGGGTCTGCACGGGCTGTACGTGCTGCGGCTGCGCACCGACCAGGGGCTGGGCGGCGACGACGGCACCCTGCTCAACTACACGGGCGAGAAGCCCGGCGGGAGCACGGACCAGCCGCCGGTCGTCGGGGCCGGGCCGGACCTCCGCGGCGACGAGGGGGCGCCGATCAGCATCGCCGGCTTCGCCAGCGACGACGGCGGCACGCCAGGGGTGCGCTGGAGCAGCGAGCCGGTGTCCGGCGTGGACACGGGCGGCGCGTGCACCTTCGCCGAACCCACGTCGTTGCGGACCACCGTCACCTGCAACGACGACGGGACCTTCCGCCTCACGCTCACGGCGAACGACGGCGTGAACGGCGCGGTCAGCGACTCCGCGCAGGTGGTCACGGCCAACGTGGCCCCGTCGGTCGGCGGGACGACGGGTCAGCGCGCGCCGCTCGGCGTCGCAGCCGCCGGTGCCGCCCCGGCGGTGGCCGCTGCGGCGGGGCAGCCGGCCTCCCCGGTGGACTGGCAGCTGTTCCGGGCCGGGGAGAGCGTCACCGTGCGTGCCCCCATCACCGACCCGGGCACGAACGACACCCACACGTGCCGCATCCGGTGGGACGACGGCACGTCGGAGGACGTCACGGCCACCGGGTCGGCGGGCTGCGTGGCCACGCACACCTACCGGCACGCCGGGATGTTCACGATCGACCTCGCGGTGACCGACGACGACGCCGGGCAGGGCACCGGGGACGTCATGGTCGTCGTGTACGACCCGGACGCCGGCTGGGCCAACACCGACGGCTCGATCGCGTCACCCTCGGGTTCGCTGGTCGGCACGGGGTCCCGCGAGGACGTGTGGTTCCACCTGCGAGCGCAGTACTACCACTCGGACGACACCCGACCGGTGGCGACGGCGAAGACCTGGGTCGCGGGGAGCGACGCCGCCTACCGGTTCGACGCCGGCGACCGAGGGGTCGACTGGCTGGTCGTGACCCCGGACGGGAAGGTCGCCGCCAAGGGCACCGGCACGCTGCAGGGCCGGTCGGGGCGCTACGGCTTCGTCTTCTACGGGTGCACCACGCGCGCCACGAGCGGGTGCCCGGGCGGGGCGGACGCCTTCCGCACCGTGGTCTGGGACCTCGCTGCGGGACCGAACCCGGGGGCCGGCACGGTGTACGACAACCGGCCGTCGGCCGGGTTCGACCTCGACCTGAGCGAGCCGCAGCGGCTGCGCACCGGCATCGTCAGCATCCACCCGCCGCACTGA
- a CDS encoding MFS transporter, with protein sequence MSSTARRTPAFLDRRSLAGVYLPALVFQVGIGAAVPMVAVTASQRGASLALAGLLAAMVGVGQILGDVPAGWLASRVGDRRAMLVASGVAALTLTGAALSRDLLVLAVSVLGTGATASVYQLARQSYLTEITPVETRARALSTLGGVSRIGSFLGPFAGALAVHLGGTSAAFGLAVVTALLAGAVVLAVPDAAGAETVRRRTAARVPVRAVLRAHRRVLTSLGVAVLLVGAVRGARQVVLPLWSEHLGLAPATTSLVFGLSGAVDMLLFYPAGHLMDRRGRLWIAVPSMLVMGVALLLLPLAGTLPALAVAAMALGLGNGIGSGLLMTLGADVAPPAARSQFLGAWRLLQDSGVAAGPLVVAGGAALGSLALGVAATGGLALLATAALVLTVPRWSPHANRRTREAAGLARDGTPG encoded by the coding sequence ATGAGCTCGACAGCGCGCCGCACGCCGGCCTTCCTCGACCGCCGGTCGCTCGCCGGGGTCTACCTGCCCGCGCTCGTGTTCCAGGTCGGCATCGGCGCGGCCGTGCCGATGGTCGCCGTGACCGCGTCGCAGCGCGGTGCGTCGCTCGCGCTCGCCGGGCTGCTCGCCGCGATGGTCGGCGTCGGGCAGATCCTCGGCGACGTGCCCGCGGGCTGGCTCGCGTCGCGGGTCGGTGACCGCCGGGCGATGCTCGTCGCCTCGGGCGTCGCGGCGCTCACGCTCACGGGTGCGGCGCTGTCCCGGGACCTGCTCGTGCTGGCCGTGTCCGTGCTCGGCACCGGTGCGACGGCGTCGGTGTACCAGCTCGCCCGGCAGTCGTACCTGACCGAGATCACCCCGGTCGAGACCCGCGCCCGGGCGCTGTCGACGCTCGGCGGGGTGAGCCGCATCGGGTCGTTCCTCGGGCCGTTCGCCGGGGCGCTCGCGGTGCACCTCGGCGGGACGTCCGCGGCGTTCGGCCTCGCGGTGGTCACCGCGCTGCTCGCGGGTGCCGTCGTGCTGGCGGTGCCGGACGCCGCGGGGGCCGAGACGGTGCGGCGGCGCACCGCGGCTCGGGTCCCGGTGCGTGCGGTGCTGCGGGCGCACCGCCGCGTCCTCACCTCGCTCGGGGTGGCCGTGCTGCTCGTCGGCGCGGTGCGCGGTGCGCGTCAGGTCGTCCTGCCGCTCTGGTCCGAGCACCTCGGGCTCGCGCCCGCCACGACGAGCCTCGTGTTCGGGCTCTCGGGCGCCGTCGACATGCTGCTCTTCTACCCCGCGGGCCACCTCATGGACCGCCGCGGGCGGCTGTGGATCGCGGTCCCGTCGATGCTCGTCATGGGTGTCGCCCTGCTGCTCCTCCCGCTCGCCGGGACGCTGCCCGCGCTGGCGGTCGCGGCGATGGCGCTGGGCCTCGGGAACGGCATCGGCTCCGGGCTGCTCATGACGCTCGGCGCGGACGTCGCGCCGCCGGCGGCGCGCTCGCAGTTCCTCGGGGCGTGGCGGCTCCTGCAGGACTCCGGGGTCGCCGCCGGCCCGCTCGTCGTCGCCGGGGGCGCGGCGCTCGGCAGCCTCGCGCTCGGTGTGGCCGCGACCGGCGGGCTCGCGCTGCTCGCCACGGCGGCGCTCGTGCTCACCGTGCCGCGCTGGTCGCCGCACGCGAACCGCCGCACGCGCGAGGCCGCGGGGCTCGCCCGCGACGGGACGCCGGGCTGA
- a CDS encoding HAMP domain-containing histidine kinase: MTGPGAPGTEPVPARGPGRWSLRLRLTLLTSGVLCAGLAAGALILTNVLSVSRVDALDDIARDRALTVATLVGDDRLPEALPVGEPGELVQLLDADGAVVASSPNASRTLPVLPPDAVRGLRAEAAATGDVLVTGTDRSAYDGDARVAVLAETYRDAPVTVVATVPLAEVRGLLDALRLALVGVVPVLTALLAVVIWTVLGRALHPVEQLRQAAAQVARTGGPGSLPVRRAHDELGALTRTLNEMLDRLEVAAARQRTFVGDAAHELRSPLASLRTSIEVARAHPDAYTGAELAEDLEGEVLRMQALVDDLLLLARVGSTRAQRVELDLLDVVRGAAEASGAVAARADVNVAVSGSGRAHADPAAALRVVRNLLDNAVRHAAGRVEVTVEDGAITVDDDGAGIPAADRERVFERFVRLDDAREREAGGSGLGLAIAREVARENGGDVELGDAPLGGARAVLRLPR, encoded by the coding sequence ATGACCGGGCCGGGTGCGCCCGGGACCGAGCCTGTGCCGGCCCGCGGTCCGGGGCGCTGGTCGCTGCGCCTGCGGCTGACCCTGCTCACCTCGGGCGTGCTGTGCGCGGGCCTCGCCGCCGGCGCACTCATCCTGACGAACGTGCTCTCGGTCAGCCGGGTCGACGCGCTCGACGACATCGCGCGCGACCGGGCGCTCACGGTGGCGACGCTCGTGGGCGACGACCGGCTGCCCGAGGCACTCCCGGTCGGTGAGCCGGGGGAGCTCGTCCAGCTCCTCGACGCGGACGGCGCCGTCGTCGCGTCGTCCCCGAACGCGAGCCGCACGCTCCCGGTGCTGCCGCCGGACGCGGTGCGCGGGCTGCGCGCCGAGGCGGCCGCGACCGGCGACGTCCTCGTCACCGGGACCGACCGCAGCGCCTACGACGGGGACGCCCGCGTCGCGGTCCTCGCCGAGACCTACCGGGACGCCCCGGTGACGGTCGTCGCGACCGTGCCGCTCGCGGAGGTGCGCGGGCTGCTCGACGCCCTCCGGCTCGCGCTCGTCGGCGTCGTCCCGGTCCTCACCGCGCTGCTCGCCGTCGTGATCTGGACCGTCCTCGGGCGGGCCCTGCACCCCGTCGAGCAGCTCCGGCAGGCGGCCGCGCAGGTCGCCCGGACCGGGGGCCCGGGCTCGCTCCCGGTGCGGCGCGCGCACGACGAGCTCGGTGCCCTGACGCGGACGCTCAACGAGATGCTCGACCGGCTCGAGGTCGCCGCCGCCCGGCAGCGCACGTTCGTCGGCGACGCCGCGCACGAGCTGCGCTCGCCGCTCGCGTCGCTGCGGACCTCGATCGAGGTGGCCCGCGCGCACCCCGACGCCTACACCGGCGCCGAGCTCGCGGAGGACCTCGAGGGCGAGGTGCTGCGCATGCAGGCGCTCGTCGACGACCTCCTGCTGCTCGCGCGCGTGGGGTCGACGCGCGCCCAGCGTGTCGAGCTCGACCTCCTCGACGTCGTGCGGGGCGCCGCCGAGGCGTCCGGGGCGGTCGCGGCGCGCGCGGACGTGAACGTCGCCGTCAGCGGCTCGGGCCGCGCGCACGCCGACCCCGCGGCGGCGCTCCGCGTCGTGCGCAACCTGCTCGACAACGCCGTCCGGCACGCGGCGGGGCGCGTCGAGGTCACCGTCGAGGACGGTGCGATCACCGTGGACGACGACGGCGCCGGGATCCCGGCGGCGGACCGCGAGCGCGTGTTCGAGCGCTTCGTGCGGCTCGACGACGCCCGCGAGCGCGAGGCGGGCGGCAGCGGGCTCGGGCTGGCGATCGCGCGGGAGGTCGCGCGCGAGAACGGGGGCGACGTGGAGCTCGGTGACGCGCCGCTCGGCGGTGCGCGCGCGGTGCTGCGGCTGCCGCGCTGA